In Phenylobacterium koreense, one DNA window encodes the following:
- the coaD gene encoding pantetheine-phosphate adenylyltransferase, with translation MKPTRTRALYAGSFDPITRGHLDIVEKALKTFDIVHVAVGINPLKTGLFRIEERLDLIRGSILDMKLGGAQEGLPEQVEIGSFGGTESVIKYARRIGATHVVRGLRQFSDFDDEFRFHGIFGRLEPAIPMIHLICHETFLHVSSSTARELASLGEDVSWLVTPSVERALQEKFPAA, from the coding sequence ATGAAGCCCACGCGAACCCGCGCCCTCTACGCCGGCTCCTTCGATCCGATCACCCGCGGTCATCTGGACATCGTCGAAAAGGCGCTGAAGACCTTCGACATCGTGCACGTGGCGGTGGGGATCAACCCGCTCAAGACCGGCCTCTTCAGGATCGAGGAGCGACTCGACCTGATCCGCGGGTCCATCCTCGACATGAAGCTGGGCGGGGCGCAGGAAGGCCTGCCCGAGCAGGTGGAAATCGGCTCCTTCGGCGGGACGGAGAGCGTCATCAAGTACGCGCGCCGGATCGGCGCCACCCATGTGGTGCGCGGCCTGCGCCAGTTCTCGGACTTCGACGACGAGTTCCGTTTTCACGGTATCTTCGGACGCCTGGAGCCGGCGATCCCGATGATCCACCTGATCTGCCACGAGACCTTTCTGCACGTCAGCTCCAGCACCGCCAGGGAGCTCGCCAGTCTCGGGGAGGACGTGTCCTGGCTGGTCACGCCCAGCGTCGAGCGAGCCCTGCAGGAGAAGTTCCCGGCGGCCTAA
- the queC gene encoding 7-cyano-7-deazaguanine synthase QueC, which yields MNEASSGSRALVLFSGGQDSSVCLAWALARYGHVETVGFDYGQRHAVEMEQRSVVREALRSRFPQWSGRLGEDHVLDLRGFGDIGDTAMTQERAFEITEKGLPNTYVPGRNLVFLTYAAALADRRRAKFLVGGMCETDFSGYPDCRRDTLDALQSALNLGMAQDFVVETPLMRLTKAETWALAKQLGGEALVDLIVRDSHTCYRGTRGELHDWGHGCGECPACELREKGWDAWVASGRPELAP from the coding sequence ATGAACGAAGCTTCTTCCGGTTCCCGCGCCCTGGTCCTGTTCTCCGGAGGTCAGGATTCCAGCGTCTGCCTGGCCTGGGCCCTGGCCCGTTACGGCCATGTCGAGACGGTCGGATTCGACTATGGCCAGCGTCACGCGGTCGAGATGGAACAGCGTTCTGTGGTTCGCGAGGCCCTGCGTTCGCGCTTTCCCCAGTGGTCTGGGCGGCTGGGCGAGGACCACGTGCTCGACCTTCGCGGCTTCGGCGACATCGGCGACACCGCCATGACCCAGGAGCGCGCTTTTGAGATCACCGAGAAGGGGCTGCCGAACACCTATGTGCCCGGTCGGAACCTGGTCTTCCTGACCTATGCGGCCGCCCTGGCCGATCGTCGCCGGGCAAAGTTTCTAGTAGGCGGCATGTGCGAGACCGACTTCTCGGGCTACCCCGATTGCCGACGTGACACCCTAGATGCGCTGCAGTCGGCGCTGAACCTCGGTATGGCCCAGGACTTCGTCGTCGAGACCCCGTTGATGCGCCTGACCAAGGCCGAGACCTGGGCGCTGGCCAAGCAGCTCGGCGGCGAGGCGCTGGTCGATCTGATCGTCCGCGACAGCCATACCTGTTACCGGGGAACGCGTGGCGAGCTTCACGACTGGGGCCATGGCTGCGGCGAATGCCCCGCCTGCGAGTTGCGCGAGAAGGGCTGGGACGCGTGGGTCGCCTCCGGCCGGCCGGAGCTCGCGCCATGA
- a CDS encoding response regulator, whose protein sequence is MSLPEFFFERITSEIHQQMEGVLALAERLARQPMGADAQACIAGVTEAARTVRQILASSQDLKSATDNGLSITPEPKRAATLADEVQERWQERATDSGLTLLVSYDGDPDALVMVDPMRMHQVFDAFIAQALAGLRRGAVEATLKATANGDTTRLEGRVRGGADPAMGDRALDLREIEALFGLETALGVALGRKIVETLGGQVRAEPNVGAGETFVFEIDVPTARETQPAEEGLGQAERAAHILVVDDNATNRMVAETLCEMFDCTSESATDGVEAVEAARTGRFDLILMDIKMPRMDGVTATREIRALPGAPGRVPIIALTANADPEDAAGYLRAGMNGVVEKPMKPENLLRALQENLSEAAAA, encoded by the coding sequence ATGTCTTTGCCCGAGTTCTTCTTCGAGCGCATTACCAGCGAAATCCATCAGCAGATGGAAGGCGTGCTGGCGCTGGCCGAACGTCTGGCGCGTCAGCCCATGGGCGCCGACGCCCAGGCCTGCATCGCCGGCGTGACCGAGGCTGCGCGCACCGTGCGCCAGATCCTGGCCTCGTCGCAGGACCTCAAGAGCGCCACCGACAACGGCCTCTCCATCACACCCGAGCCGAAGCGCGCCGCCACCCTGGCCGACGAGGTCCAGGAGCGCTGGCAGGAGCGGGCGACCGACAGCGGTCTGACCCTGCTGGTGTCCTATGACGGCGATCCGGACGCCCTGGTCATGGTCGACCCCATGCGCATGCACCAGGTGTTCGACGCCTTCATCGCCCAGGCCCTGGCGGGCCTGCGCCGAGGGGCGGTCGAGGCGACCTTGAAGGCCACGGCCAACGGCGACACCACTCGCCTGGAAGGCCGCGTCCGCGGCGGTGCGGATCCGGCGATGGGCGACCGCGCCCTGGACCTGCGCGAGATCGAGGCGCTGTTCGGCCTGGAAACCGCGCTCGGCGTCGCCCTGGGGCGGAAGATCGTCGAGACCCTGGGCGGCCAGGTCCGCGCGGAGCCGAATGTCGGGGCCGGCGAGACCTTCGTGTTCGAGATCGACGTGCCGACCGCCCGGGAGACGCAGCCGGCCGAGGAAGGCCTGGGCCAGGCCGAGCGCGCGGCGCACATCCTGGTGGTCGACGACAACGCCACCAACCGCATGGTGGCCGAGACGCTCTGCGAGATGTTCGACTGCACCTCGGAGTCGGCCACCGATGGGGTGGAGGCTGTGGAAGCGGCTCGCACCGGACGCTTCGACCTGATCCTGATGGACATCAAGATGCCGCGCATGGACGGCGTGACGGCGACGCGGGAGATCCGCGCCCTGCCCGGCGCCCCGGGCCGCGTGCCGATCATCGCCCTGACCGCGAACGCCGATCCCGAAGACGCCGCCGGCTACCTCCGCGCGGGCATGAACGGCGTGGTGGAAAAGCCGATGAAACCGGAAAACCTCCTGAGGGCTTTGCAGGAGAACCTGAGCGAGGCGGCCGCCGCTTAA
- a CDS encoding DUF1801 domain-containing protein, which produces MTRVSEPKLLSGGNPQIPKGEGDAPVQAYIAAMPGWKSEAGARLDALIERVVPGVRKAVKWNSPFYGVEGQGWFLSLHCYSKYIKLAFFRGASLDPLPPVGSKDENTRYFHIHEGEALDEKLMADWIRQAAAQPGWMA; this is translated from the coding sequence ATGACCAGGGTCTCCGAGCCGAAGCTGCTGTCGGGCGGCAATCCGCAGATTCCGAAGGGCGAGGGCGATGCCCCCGTCCAGGCCTATATCGCCGCCATGCCGGGCTGGAAGAGCGAGGCCGGCGCCCGGCTGGACGCCCTGATCGAGCGCGTCGTTCCGGGTGTGCGCAAGGCGGTCAAATGGAATTCGCCGTTCTATGGCGTCGAGGGGCAGGGCTGGTTCCTCAGCCTTCATTGCTACAGCAAGTACATCAAGCTGGCCTTCTTCCGGGGCGCGTCGTTGGACCCGCTCCCCCCGGTCGGGTCCAAGGACGAGAACACCCGCTATTTCCACATCCATGAGGGTGAGGCGCTGGACGAGAAGCTGATGGCCGACTGGATACGTCAAGCCGCGGCCCAGCCGGGCTGGATGGCTTAG
- a CDS encoding M10 family metallopeptidase C-terminal domain-containing protein yields MRATDEIYSSLLDGDQRGGVVGGKQSLTIDQAAYHLVHGEPGWSSQLQTPATVTYAYRADAPAVMPDGVSGFTRFTTAQILQAEQALTSWSDVANITFVRVGAGASGEGAYSDQATILLGNYTTGRETAAAFAYFPGSTAASSASGDVWINITKGTNAAPAPGNYGALVLVHELGHTIGIDHPGDYDTGGSPTYAADAAYYEDSRQYTVMTYFGEANTGAYYGGRYAAAPQLDDIAAAQLEYGANMSTRTGDTIYGFHSNAGRAWFDIASADARPVFAVWDAGGRDTLDFSGFANSQTIDLREGFFSSVGGLTGNVAIAKGVTIENAVGGSGADAMIGNGADNALLGGAGGDTIRGGEGSNFLRGEAGGDLIYGGGGFDDIHGNMGGDTGYGGAGDDWVVGGQNNDQMFGEAGADIVYGNLGDDVLYGGLGSDTVRGGQDQDLVYGEDGDDWISGDRGDDTIWGGAGADSFHTWGDAGLDRIMDFSRAQGDRVLVSEAASFTLAQIGADVVITIGAGAQMTLVNVDAATLSDGWIVSV; encoded by the coding sequence ATGCGCGCGACCGATGAAATCTACAGCTCCCTCCTGGATGGCGATCAGCGCGGCGGGGTCGTGGGCGGCAAACAGAGCCTGACCATCGACCAGGCGGCCTACCACCTGGTTCACGGCGAACCCGGCTGGTCCAGCCAACTGCAGACGCCTGCGACGGTCACCTACGCCTATCGCGCCGATGCGCCGGCGGTCATGCCGGACGGGGTCTCCGGTTTCACGCGCTTCACCACCGCCCAGATCCTCCAGGCCGAGCAGGCCCTGACGAGCTGGTCGGACGTCGCCAACATCACCTTCGTGCGGGTCGGGGCCGGAGCCTCGGGCGAAGGCGCCTATTCCGACCAGGCCACGATCCTGCTGGGGAACTACACGACCGGTCGCGAGACCGCCGCGGCGTTCGCCTATTTCCCCGGATCGACCGCCGCCAGCTCGGCTTCGGGCGACGTCTGGATCAACATCACCAAGGGCACGAACGCCGCGCCCGCCCCGGGCAACTATGGAGCCCTGGTGCTGGTGCACGAGCTCGGCCACACGATCGGCATCGACCATCCCGGAGACTACGACACCGGCGGATCGCCGACCTACGCCGCCGACGCGGCCTATTACGAGGACAGCCGCCAGTACACGGTGATGACCTATTTCGGCGAGGCCAACACCGGCGCCTACTATGGCGGGCGCTACGCCGCGGCCCCGCAGCTCGACGACATCGCCGCGGCTCAGCTCGAATACGGGGCCAACATGTCGACCCGGACGGGCGACACCATCTACGGCTTCCACTCGAACGCCGGGCGGGCCTGGTTCGACATCGCATCGGCGGACGCTCGGCCGGTCTTCGCCGTCTGGGACGCCGGGGGCCGCGACACCCTCGACTTCTCAGGGTTCGCCAACAGCCAGACCATCGACCTGCGCGAGGGCTTCTTTTCGAGCGTCGGCGGGCTGACCGGCAACGTAGCGATCGCCAAGGGCGTCACCATCGAGAATGCGGTGGGCGGCTCGGGCGCAGACGCGATGATCGGCAACGGCGCCGACAACGCCCTGCTGGGCGGGGCCGGCGGCGACACGATCAGGGGCGGCGAGGGCTCGAACTTCCTGCGCGGCGAGGCAGGTGGGGACCTCATCTACGGCGGCGGCGGATTCGACGACATCCATGGCAACATGGGCGGCGACACCGGCTATGGCGGGGCGGGCGACGACTGGGTGGTCGGCGGCCAGAACAACGACCAGATGTTCGGCGAAGCCGGGGCCGACATCGTCTACGGCAACCTGGGCGACGACGTTCTCTACGGCGGCCTGGGTTCCGACACGGTGCGCGGCGGCCAGGATCAGGACCTCGTCTATGGCGAGGACGGCGACGACTGGATCTCGGGCGACCGGGGCGACGACACCATCTGGGGCGGAGCCGGCGCCGATAGCTTCCACACCTGGGGCGACGCCGGCCTCGACCGGATCATGGACTTCAGCCGGGCGCAGGGCGACCGGGTGCTGGTCAGCGAGGCGGCAAGCTTCACCCTCGCCCAGATCGGCGCGGACGTGGTGATCACGATCGGCGCGGGCGCCCAGATGACCCTTGTCAATGTGGACGCCGCGACACTGTCGGACGGCTGGATCGTCTCGGTCTGA
- a CDS encoding TonB-dependent receptor — protein sequence MSTIASPAWSQTQNVIQELVVTAQKREEALQDVPIAVSAFDQNALQKARIDGGPNLVLAVPNVNFSKGNFTGYNFQIRGVGSKLVSGSGDAGTGIHLNNAPLIANNLFETEFYDLERVEVLRGPQGTLYGRNATGGVVNLITAKPIDEFEAMIRGEIGNYSSRKVRGMVNMPLGDTFALRVAGAYLKRDGFGDNIYTGNDADDRDLYGLRATLDFSPTDEFHAYFLYDHFYEKDNRSRIGKQFCTKDLGPANIGGVGYSAIGPIGAVQRGFFSHGCQPTSLYSADVLGTVNSQSTLGGLFGALGGFQTGDAYAGKMQTPDVRDIESNFDPIYRAKTDIYQFNVDWDFTENLRLSWLAAYSENYIYTRQDYNRYIPSQNFNTTPNPVNAVPIPAAAYAAVYASLFPGGVVNDPQNGAYNRFTTSDISWGESTQWSHEVRLQSSYDGPFNFNLGANLLRFSSTGDYYVMFNTGTAWYQVQNFLTTGNPNCVGLAPCISIDPKQEPDRLGHNYYDNFAPYSLRSSAVFGEAYWQMAENFKWTLGLRYTVDKKTVHNHEVTLGKPGFGIGGPPGESDPFLKVEFKETTGRFGFDWKPDLGFTDDSLIYAFFSRGYKAGGLNPACSAVVSCPPESFEPEFVNAIELGMKNTLLSGRMTLNGTFFHYDYKGYQVSKIVNRTSINENIDAKIHGVELESVWQPLDGLRLNAALGWLQTEIDGGTSIDIFNRTQSNPNLVAVKSSEAAACVVSLSAAQTALTISNTLNNPFALLGVCTPASTAGAGTTFDGAVAVGTNAFGGLVADGVALNLDGKELPNSPEWTLSLGAEYTWQFGNDWAATLRGDYYKQTRTFARIYNSEADRIQGWDNVNLTLTIANPRLGWEIGAFVKNATDEEAITDFYLTDDSSGRFRNAFFTEPRTYGVSLQKRF from the coding sequence ATGAGTACGATTGCGTCCCCGGCCTGGTCTCAAACTCAGAACGTCATCCAAGAACTGGTGGTCACCGCCCAGAAGCGCGAGGAAGCGCTCCAGGACGTGCCGATCGCCGTCTCGGCCTTCGACCAGAACGCGCTTCAGAAAGCCAGGATCGACGGCGGCCCCAACCTGGTGCTCGCGGTCCCGAACGTGAACTTCTCCAAGGGGAACTTCACCGGCTACAACTTCCAGATTCGGGGCGTCGGCTCCAAGCTGGTCTCCGGGTCGGGCGACGCCGGCACCGGCATCCATCTGAACAACGCGCCGCTCATCGCCAACAACCTGTTCGAGACCGAGTTCTACGATCTGGAGCGGGTGGAAGTGCTGCGCGGGCCGCAGGGCACCCTCTACGGCCGCAACGCCACCGGCGGCGTCGTCAACCTGATCACAGCCAAGCCGATCGACGAGTTCGAGGCGATGATCCGCGGCGAGATCGGCAACTACAGCAGCCGCAAGGTCCGGGGCATGGTGAACATGCCGCTGGGCGACACCTTCGCCCTACGGGTGGCGGGCGCCTATCTCAAGCGCGACGGCTTCGGGGACAACATCTACACCGGCAACGACGCCGACGACCGGGACCTCTACGGGCTCCGGGCGACCCTGGACTTCTCGCCGACCGACGAGTTCCACGCCTACTTCCTGTACGACCACTTCTACGAGAAGGATAACCGCTCGCGGATCGGCAAGCAGTTCTGCACCAAGGACCTCGGCCCGGCCAATATCGGCGGCGTGGGCTATTCGGCCATCGGGCCGATCGGCGCGGTCCAGCGCGGCTTCTTCAGTCATGGCTGCCAGCCGACCTCGCTCTATTCCGCCGACGTGCTGGGCACGGTGAACAGCCAGTCGACCCTGGGCGGCCTCTTCGGCGCGCTCGGCGGGTTCCAGACCGGCGACGCCTACGCCGGCAAGATGCAAACTCCGGACGTCCGGGACATCGAGTCCAACTTCGACCCGATCTACCGAGCCAAGACCGACATCTACCAGTTCAACGTCGATTGGGACTTCACCGAAAACCTGCGGCTGAGCTGGCTGGCTGCCTATAGCGAAAACTACATCTACACGCGCCAGGACTATAACCGGTACATCCCGAGCCAGAACTTCAACACCACGCCCAATCCGGTCAACGCGGTCCCGATTCCGGCGGCGGCCTATGCGGCGGTCTATGCGAGCCTGTTTCCAGGCGGCGTCGTGAACGACCCGCAGAACGGCGCCTACAACCGGTTCACCACCAGCGACATCTCCTGGGGCGAAAGCACCCAGTGGAGCCACGAAGTCCGGCTGCAATCCAGCTACGACGGGCCGTTCAACTTCAACCTCGGCGCCAACCTGCTGCGGTTCTCGAGCACCGGCGACTACTATGTCATGTTCAACACCGGGACCGCCTGGTACCAGGTGCAGAACTTCCTGACGACCGGCAACCCCAACTGCGTGGGCCTGGCTCCCTGCATCAGCATCGATCCCAAGCAGGAGCCGGACCGGCTGGGGCACAACTACTATGACAACTTCGCGCCCTATAGCCTGAGGTCGAGCGCCGTCTTCGGCGAGGCTTACTGGCAGATGGCCGAGAACTTCAAGTGGACCCTCGGCCTGCGCTACACGGTCGACAAGAAGACCGTGCACAATCATGAGGTGACGCTTGGCAAGCCCGGCTTCGGCATCGGCGGGCCGCCCGGAGAATCCGACCCGTTCCTCAAGGTCGAGTTCAAGGAAACGACGGGCCGCTTCGGCTTCGACTGGAAGCCTGACCTCGGCTTCACCGACGACAGCCTGATCTACGCCTTCTTCTCGCGTGGCTATAAGGCCGGCGGCCTCAACCCCGCCTGCTCGGCGGTGGTGAGCTGCCCGCCGGAATCCTTCGAGCCGGAGTTCGTCAACGCCATCGAACTCGGGATGAAGAACACCCTGCTGAGCGGCCGAATGACCCTGAACGGGACCTTCTTCCACTACGACTACAAGGGCTATCAGGTCTCGAAGATCGTCAACCGGACCTCGATCAACGAGAACATCGACGCCAAGATCCATGGGGTCGAGCTGGAGTCGGTCTGGCAACCGCTGGACGGCCTGCGGCTCAATGCGGCTCTCGGCTGGCTGCAGACCGAGATCGACGGCGGGACCTCCATCGACATCTTCAACCGCACCCAGAGCAATCCGAACCTGGTGGCGGTGAAGTCGTCGGAAGCCGCCGCCTGCGTGGTCTCCCTCTCGGCCGCCCAGACGGCGCTAACCATCTCCAACACCCTGAACAACCCGTTCGCCCTGCTGGGCGTCTGCACGCCGGCCTCCACCGCCGGCGCGGGGACCACCTTCGACGGGGCTGTCGCGGTCGGCACCAACGCCTTCGGCGGCCTCGTCGCCGACGGGGTGGCGCTGAACCTGGACGGCAAGGAACTGCCGAATTCGCCCGAATGGACGCTGTCGCTCGGCGCGGAATACACGTGGCAGTTCGGGAACGACTGGGCCGCCACCCTGCGGGGCGACTACTACAAGCAGACCAGGACCTTCGCCCGCATCTACAACAGCGAAGCCGACCGCATCCAGGGCTGGGACAACGTCAACCTGACGCTGACCATCGCCAATCCGCGGCTGGGCTGGGAAATCGGCGCCTTCGTCAAAAACGCCACCGACGAGGAAGCCATCACCGACTTCTACCTGACCGACGACTCCTCGGGCCGGTTCCGCAACGCGTTCTTCACCGAGCCGCGCACCTACGGCGTGTCGCTCCAGAAGCGCTTTTAG
- a CDS encoding DUF1801 domain-containing protein — protein sequence MKDDTAAKGESPSQLIDARIAELGDWRGATLARVRALIKEAEPGVVEEWKWRGVPTWYRDGMICTGETYKKVVKLTFAKGASLEDPAGLFNSSLDGAVRRAIDIREGETIDENAFKALIRAAVALNARR from the coding sequence ATGAAAGACGACACCGCGGCGAAGGGCGAGTCCCCTTCGCAACTGATCGATGCAAGGATCGCCGAACTGGGCGACTGGCGGGGCGCGACGCTGGCGCGGGTCCGCGCGCTCATCAAGGAGGCCGAGCCGGGAGTCGTCGAAGAATGGAAGTGGCGGGGCGTCCCGACCTGGTATCGCGACGGGATGATCTGCACTGGCGAGACCTACAAGAAGGTCGTGAAGCTGACCTTCGCCAAGGGCGCCTCGCTGGAGGACCCCGCCGGCCTCTTCAACTCCAGCCTCGACGGCGCGGTTCGGCGGGCCATCGACATCAGGGAAGGCGAGACGATCGACGAGAACGCCTTCAAGGCGT
- the queE gene encoding 7-carboxy-7-deazaguanine synthase, protein MSYAVKEIFLTLQGEGGQAGRPAVFCRFAGCNLWSGREEDRANAVCTFCDTDFVGMDGEGGGRFAGAEALADAIEAAWTGGPDHRLVVCTGGEPLLQVDEPLIAALHGRGFRIALETNGTLPAPAGIDWICVSPKADAPVVQAAGQELKLVYPQEGVDPARFEHMDFERFLLQPMDGPRRVENTQAAIAYCLAHPRWRLSVQTHKYLGIP, encoded by the coding sequence ATGAGCTACGCCGTCAAGGAGATATTCCTGACCCTCCAGGGCGAGGGCGGCCAGGCCGGCCGGCCGGCGGTGTTTTGCCGCTTTGCGGGATGCAACCTATGGTCGGGGCGCGAGGAAGATCGCGCCAATGCGGTCTGCACCTTCTGCGACACCGACTTCGTCGGGATGGACGGGGAAGGCGGGGGCCGGTTCGCCGGCGCCGAGGCCCTGGCGGACGCCATCGAGGCGGCCTGGACCGGCGGCCCCGACCACCGACTCGTCGTCTGCACTGGCGGCGAGCCGTTGCTGCAGGTGGACGAGCCCCTGATCGCGGCCCTGCACGGCCGCGGCTTTCGCATCGCCCTGGAGACCAACGGGACCTTGCCTGCGCCGGCGGGCATCGACTGGATCTGCGTCAGCCCCAAGGCCGACGCCCCGGTCGTACAGGCAGCCGGCCAGGAGCTGAAGCTGGTCTATCCGCAGGAGGGCGTCGATCCGGCGCGGTTCGAACACATGGATTTCGAGCGCTTCCTGCTCCAGCCGATGGACGGCCCGCGACGCGTCGAAAACACCCAGGCGGCCATCGCCTATTGCCTTGCGCACCCGCGCTGGCGTTTAAGCGTCCAGACTCATAAGTACCTGGGCATTCCGTGA